The proteins below are encoded in one region of Syntrophotalea carbinolica DSM 2380:
- a CDS encoding 3-deoxy-7-phosphoheptulonate synthase → MIRTTNLNIRSLTPIIAPADLKQVFPLSEEMAEFVLNCRQTIRDILNQKDRRIMVVVGPCSIHDTKAALEYAERLAALNEELKDQLFLVMRVYFEKPRTTIGWKGLINDPDLNGTHKISKGLGVARGLLSAITEMGLPIATEMLDPITIQYLSDMISWGAIGARTSESQPHREMASGLSFPVGFKNGTDGSLQIAIDAMGAACHSHSFLGLSRDGRPSIVETTGNPDTHIVLRGGGGKPNYAPEDIAQAETLLQKAGLPQAIMVDCSHANSFKDHERQEEVLISAIEQVVAGNRSIGSLMVESNLQAGNQSLNADIKQLKYGVSITDKCVDWANTERMLRYAHQQLKKCGGRAIS, encoded by the coding sequence ATGATCCGGACCACTAATCTCAATATCCGTTCCCTGACCCCCATTATCGCACCCGCCGATCTGAAGCAGGTTTTTCCCCTCAGCGAGGAGATGGCCGAGTTCGTTTTGAACTGCCGGCAGACCATTCGCGACATCCTCAATCAAAAGGATCGTCGCATCATGGTGGTCGTCGGACCATGTTCCATCCACGATACCAAGGCCGCCCTGGAATACGCCGAGCGGCTGGCCGCGCTGAATGAGGAGTTAAAGGACCAACTGTTCCTGGTGATGCGCGTCTATTTCGAGAAACCACGCACCACCATCGGCTGGAAAGGTCTTATCAACGACCCGGACCTCAACGGTACCCACAAGATTTCCAAGGGGCTCGGCGTTGCCCGCGGCCTGCTGTCCGCCATCACCGAAATGGGGCTGCCCATCGCCACTGAAATGCTCGATCCCATTACGATTCAGTATCTGTCCGACATGATCAGCTGGGGGGCTATCGGCGCGCGAACCTCGGAATCCCAGCCTCATCGGGAGATGGCCAGCGGCCTGTCGTTCCCGGTCGGTTTCAAAAACGGTACCGACGGCAGTCTGCAAATCGCCATCGATGCCATGGGTGCAGCCTGCCATTCCCACAGTTTCCTCGGCCTCAGCCGCGACGGCCGTCCTTCGATTGTGGAGACAACCGGCAATCCCGACACCCATATCGTTCTGCGCGGTGGCGGCGGTAAGCCCAATTACGCTCCGGAAGACATCGCCCAGGCAGAAACCCTGCTGCAAAAAGCCGGTCTGCCCCAGGCCATCATGGTGGACTGCAGCCATGCCAACTCCTTCAAGGACCACGAGCGCCAGGAAGAGGTTCTGATCAGTGCCATCGAACAGGTGGTGGCGGGCAACCGCTCCATCGGCTCATTAATGGTCGAAAGCAACCTGCAAGCCGGCAACCAGAGCCTGAACGCCGATATCAAACAGCTGAAATACGGGGTCTCCATTACGGACAAATGCGTCGACTGGGCCAATACCGAACGTATGCTGCGCTACGCCCATCAACAATTGAAGAAATGCGGTGGCCGGGCCATTTCCTGA
- a CDS encoding YggT family protein has protein sequence MGIVQGLQYTLIKMFASIFEIYAYIVVARAILSWVNPDPYNPIVRFLYSATEPVLQRMRRIVPLQFGGLDFTPMVLIFGLFFVSNFLRTLLLR, from the coding sequence GTGGGTATTGTTCAAGGGCTTCAGTATACGTTGATAAAAATGTTTGCTTCCATCTTCGAGATTTATGCCTATATTGTGGTGGCGCGGGCGATTCTCTCCTGGGTCAACCCAGATCCCTATAATCCCATCGTGCGGTTTCTTTACAGTGCCACCGAACCGGTATTGCAACGCATGCGCCGTATCGTGCCCCTGCAGTTCGGAGGTCTGGATTTCACCCCGATGGTATTGATTTTCGGCCTGTTTTTTGTGAGTAATTTCCTGCGGACTTTGCTGCTCCGCTGA
- a CDS encoding DivIVA domain-containing protein, with protein MSITPIDIQQHRFKTRPLGYDKSGVDSFLEQVADELERFHLEVQKLKEELSRTRDSLDEMKQREVTLKETLLTAQRMTDELKANASKEAEIIVAEAELKGEKIVQEARNRHMDLLSEIQELRRQKVSFESGLRAVVESHMRLLDMNTLSIQDAGRFQPVLMEILEDDASAQIAPPAREDAD; from the coding sequence ATGTCCATCACCCCCATCGATATTCAGCAGCACCGTTTTAAAACACGCCCTTTGGGTTACGATAAGTCCGGAGTCGACAGCTTCCTCGAACAGGTGGCCGACGAACTGGAACGCTTTCACCTGGAAGTTCAGAAGCTCAAGGAAGAGCTGTCGCGTACCCGTGACAGCCTCGACGAAATGAAGCAGCGCGAGGTGACGCTCAAGGAAACCCTGCTGACCGCTCAGCGTATGACCGATGAATTGAAGGCCAATGCATCCAAGGAGGCGGAAATTATTGTCGCCGAAGCGGAACTGAAGGGTGAAAAGATCGTGCAGGAGGCGCGCAACCGGCATATGGATCTGCTGTCTGAAATCCAGGAATTGCGTCGCCAGAAAGTTTCCTTCGAATCGGGACTGCGGGCCGTGGTTGAAAGTCATATGCGGCTGTTGGATATGAACACCCTGTCCATTCAGGATGCAGGGCGCTTCCAGCCCGTGCTGATGGAGATCCTCGAGGATGACGCGTCTGCGCAGATTGCCCCTCCTGCCCGGGAGGATGCGGATTGA
- a CDS encoding DUF167 domain-containing protein: MAECLSQTDKGVVLSVHVQPRASRNELAGLQGESLKIRLTSPPVEGAANKLCREFLAKLLGVAKSRVTLVSGDKSRHKRLLIEGVTLDEVRNKLL; encoded by the coding sequence ATGGCGGAATGTCTGTCGCAAACCGATAAGGGCGTTGTGCTCAGTGTCCATGTGCAACCGCGGGCCAGTCGGAATGAATTGGCCGGTTTGCAGGGGGAAAGTCTCAAAATCCGCCTCACCTCACCGCCGGTTGAAGGTGCCGCCAATAAATTGTGCCGGGAATTTCTCGCCAAATTGCTGGGGGTGGCCAAAAGTCGGGTGACCCTCGTGTCCGGTGATAAATCGCGTCATAAACGTCTCCTTATCGAGGGTGTTACTCTCGATGAAGTACGCAATAAACTGCTTTAA
- a CDS encoding LEA type 2 family protein: MNLRTLLLQRLLPAVILLPLLWGCAALRAEPPEVALAGLQVENLTLSHAILSADLSLFNPNNFGINVREVRYALSIGDIRVAQGTSLESVRLAAHQYGHLPLRLSTAYFNLLRLGPLLEQHKPLPYKITGTVILGKSLIGSHGFPFDKEGILDLSELTGESESDSGGTNP; this comes from the coding sequence ATGAACCTTCGCACCTTGCTTTTGCAGCGCCTGCTTCCCGCGGTGATTCTTCTGCCTTTGCTCTGGGGCTGCGCCGCGCTGCGCGCGGAACCGCCGGAAGTCGCACTGGCCGGACTGCAGGTGGAAAACCTGACCCTGAGTCACGCCATACTCTCTGCGGACCTGAGTCTGTTCAACCCCAACAACTTCGGCATCAACGTACGTGAAGTGCGCTACGCCCTGTCCATCGGCGACATCCGCGTGGCCCAGGGCACATCTCTGGAAAGCGTCCGACTCGCAGCCCACCAATACGGCCACCTGCCCCTGCGACTCTCCACCGCCTATTTCAACCTGTTGCGCCTGGGGCCCCTGCTCGAGCAACACAAGCCTCTGCCTTACAAAATCACCGGGACAGTCATCCTCGGCAAATCCCTGATCGGCAGCCACGGCTTCCCCTTTGACAAAGAAGGTATTCTCGATCTCTCCGAACTCACCGGCGAGTCCGAGTCCGACTCCGGCGGCACCAACCCATAA